GCTGTTGAGAAGGGTGCTGAGATCAGGAAACTCATCGGGTGAAACCTATGTCAAAGAGAACAGAGAAGGCAGGAAGTTCCGGAAGGTTCGGAGCAAGGTACGGAGTTATCGTACGCAACAGGATCAAGACCATCGAGGCCCAGCAGAAGGGAAAGCACGAGTGCCCCGTCTGCCACCACATGAACGTGAAGAGGGTCAGCTCCGGTATTTGGTACTGCAGCCGCTGCGAGACAAAGTTCGCAGCCGCAGCATACAGCCCCGACACAAAGAAGGACATCTCGCAGGTCTCAGAGCAGTGAGACGATCTGAACGGTGATTACAATGAGCGCAGGCGAATACAGATGTGCTAAGTGTAACGAGCCCCAGAACGTCAACTCCCTCGGACTCCAGTGCGAGAAGTGCGGATACCAGATCTTCTTGAAGGACAGGCCTGTCGACAAGAAGGTCTACAGCACCGATTGAGATGATCGAGGCCGATCTCAGGCTGACCGGCGGAATAGCGTCGGTCACAGTCCCCACGATCTCCCCCGAGGCAGGGAGGGAACTCCCCCGCACGGAGACCGAAGTGGAACTGAAGGGTGACGAGGCCCTGATACACATCAGGGCCACGGACACCACAGCCATGAGGGCGGCGGTCAACTCGTATCTCGAGTGCGTACGCGTGATAGAAGACATAGGAAATCTGACAAAGGTGAACCAATGAACGGAATAAGCCCACAGCTTCAGAACCAGATCACCCAGTTCCAGCAGGTGCAGCAGCAACTCCAGGCGGTCACATCGCAGAAGATGCAGATGGATGCCAACAGGCGCGAGCTCGTGAAGACCAAGGACGAACTGGAGAAGTCCACGGGAACGGTCTACAGGACCTCCGGTGCCTTCATGATCAAGGTCGACGACGTGGAGTCCCTCAAATCCGAGCTCGACGAGTCCATCGAGACTCTCGAGGTCAGGATCGGATCCCTGGAGCGCCAGGAGACCTCTCTCAAGGAGAAGTACACCTCGCTGCAGGAGGCCATCAACAAGGCCATGGGAACCGCCCAAGAGTAAACCCGATAACAATTTCATCCCGGAATCGATCATTCCGGGATATTTTTCTTATAACATCACTATAATTATTCGTGCATGACAGATGCACTCGTCCTTACGGATGTCCGTAAGACGTATGGTCAGAGGGAAGCCGTGCACGGCGTCTCGCTGACGGTTAAGGAAGGAGAGGTGTTCGGTCTGATCGGCCACAACGGTGCCGGTAAGACCACCATCCTCAGGATGATATCAACCATCCTCAAGATCACCTCCGGGACAATCCAGGTCTATGGAAAAGACGTCACCAAGGAGTCCGACGACGTCAGGGAGCTCATCAGCTACTTGCCCGAGGACGCCGGGGCGTACAAGGACATGACCGGCAGGAGATACCTCACGTTCATAGCGGAATTCTTCGTCTCCGGAAAGGAGAGGGACGAGATGGTGGAGAAGGGCATCGCCCTCGCCGATCTCGGTGACAAGATCGACTACAGGATCGACACCTACAGCAAGGGAATGATGCGCAGACTCCTCATCGCTAGGGCGATCATGACATCCCCCAGGCTCGCCATATTGGACGAGGTGACATCCGGACTGGATGTCATCAACGCCTACGAGATCAGGGAGGTCATAAGGAAGATCTCCAAGAGCGGTGTGACCATCATCATGTCATCTCACAACATGTTCGAAGTTGACATGCTGTGCGACAGGGTTGGTATGATCGATCAGGGGAACCTGATCGAGGTCGGAACCCCTGAAGAGCTCAAGCAGAAATACGGAAAGGACAACCTCGAAGAGGTGTTCGTAGCGGCGGTGAAAGGAGCATGAGCGACCTATCCAACATTGTAAGGAAAGAGGTCAAGGAACTCCTCACGCCCGGATCCGTGGCTTCCGTGATCATCATGATGGTCCTCTTCGCAGGACTGGGCGGACTCATAGGTGAAGAGGTGCAGAAGAGCGCCGTGCTGCCCACCATAGGCATAGCGAACTACGAGGACCAGTACATCGAGACGGAATACGGCTCATGGGATGCATACGATTTTCTGATCAGCTTCTACCTCAGCAGCGGCGATAAGAGGATCACCCCATCTAACGTCGAGGACTTCGTCATCAAGATGGATAAGGGCAACATCCTAGAACAGATGGAATCCACAGGAGCCTCAGTGGTCCTGGTCCTTGGTGATGATTTCAAGAAGAACATAGAGGACAGCATGGATGCGGCCACATCCGGCGAGGGAGGACCCTACGAGAAGGGAGACATCTACCAGTACTACCTCTACCAGCCCTCGGGAATGATCGGAGGTACCGTGTCCTCGACCACCACGTCGTACATCGTCCAATACATGAACAGCAGCCTCTCGTCCTTCCTCATGCTCGGAGAGGATGCAGGATTCATCAACTTCCTGAAGACCCCTGTGAACGGATCGCATACCGTCACCTACATCAACGGAGAGCCTTACGAGGACGTCACTCCCTCCGACATCAGCGAGGCGTTGACAGGTCAGACCATGTTCATCCCGATGATCATCATGATCATCATCATGATGGTGGGAAGCATCGTCATAAGCTCCATGGGATCCGAGAAGGAGAACAAGACTCTGGAGACGCTGCTGACCCTGCCGATCAGCAGGACCACCATAGTCACCGGTAAGATCATCGCAGCAGCGGCTGTCGGACTGATATTCGGATTGGCCTACATGGTCGGCATGGGGCTTTACATCGGTTCGGTCACAGCGATGGCCGTGGGCGGCAGCGGAATAGACATAGGGTCGTTCGGTCTGGCGCTCGGACTCACCGATTATGCGCTGATAGGACTGTCCATGTTCCTCTCGATCGCATGCGCATTGGGAATATGCATGATCCTCGGAGCGTTTGCGAAGAACTACAAATCGGCGCAGACGATGACCATGCCTCTTAGCATCCTTGCCATCATCCCCATGTTCATCACGATGTTCTCAGGATGGTACGGCTCCAACATCATCATCAAAGCTGTGCTGTTCGTCATACCTTTCAGCCACCCCATGATGGCTCCGGAGGCACTGCTCAACGGTGACATGACGTTGGTGCTGGCAGGTCTGGTTTACATGGCGGTGTTCGCATTGGTGTCGATATTCATCACCGTCAGGCTGTACAAGTCCGATATCCTCATCACAGGACTCGGGCAGAACAAGTACGTGGAAAAGCTAACCGGACGCAACAAGCGCCCTTCGAAGCGCTGAACCTATAACGGGCCGACCGAGGCCATCGGTCGGCCCCTCTTCTGATAATCCCCCAGTTTTTTATCTGCTATCTGTATGCCCACGCATGTTCGGGGATATCGCGGACAAGCTCAAAGGGAAGAGGAAGGTCATCCTGGTCCACGGCAATGCGGATATGGATGCTATAGGCTCCGCTTATGCTCTGAAGAGGGCTTTCCCCGAGGCGGACATCTTCGCCGGTAACGGCATCGACAGGATCAGTAGGCTTGTCGTCGAGAAGATGGACGTGCCCATTCTGGAATCTTGCGACATATCGAGATACGATCAGGTCGTCATCGTCGATACCTCGTCCCCGGAACAGCTTGAGACCGAGGTTGAGATCCCCAAGGATGCCATCATCATAGATCACCACGTCCCCACCGGGAAATGGGACGGGTACAACTTCTACTGCGATGACAAGAGGACGTCCTGCTGCGAGATAATCAAAGAGATCCTCGATGAGAGCAACACCCCGATAGACCGTGACATGGCCCTCATGCTGATCGGCGGAATGATAACGGACAGCGGACATTTCCAATTCGCCAAACCGGGGCTCTTGGAGGCCTTTGCGGACCTCATGAGGCGCTGCAACATCGACATGGACGAGGCCTACAACTTCACAGTGGCTCCGGTCAGCATGTCCGAGAAGATCGCCATGCTCAAGGCCATCGAAAGGACCAAGTTCGACCGTGTAGGGAACTACATCGTCGCCACCGCGTACGGAGGGAGCTTCGAGGCATCATCCTGCAGGGCGATCATGAACGCCGGGGCGGATGTGGTCTTCGTCGGATCTCAGAGGGATGATACCTTCAGGATAAGCTCCAGAGCTACCCAGGAGGTCGTCCGCAAGGGACTGCACCTCGGGGAGATCGTTCAGGGTATCGGCAAGGAGCCGGTCACCGACGGCGGGGGACACGGCGGAGCGGCAGGACTCTCCGGGATCGGGGATGTCGAGGCCATGCTGTTCATCTGTATGAAAAGAACAATGGAGGTCTTCAGGGATTTGAAGACCAAAGACCTCCTTGAGAAAGAGTTGTGATCCTCACCTGAGTTTGGTGAGTCCCTCGAGGACCTTGGCGAGTGCCTCACGGTTCTCAGGGTGTGCTGCAAAGTATTCCGCTACAGGCTCCAGAGTCTTGGCCATTCCGTCGGTTACTCCGGTCTTGAGGTCGAAGGGCGAGAGCTTCTTGTCGAAGTATGCCTGCTCCAGCTCCTCGTAGGAGTTGTATGTGACGGGTCCGCCGTACTGCTCGGGGCGGTCAACGAACAGGGATCCGTTCCTGGGGATGATGATGTACTTGCACAGCATGAGGACGGGGTTGACCTCCTCGTTGCCCTCAGCGTCGAGCTTGTCCATGGGGCAGTACGCCTTCTTCATCTTCTTCGCAATGTCGTCCCTGTTGTCGTGGATCGTGATGTTGCCCTCGGGCTTGGACTTGGACATCTTGTTCTCGATGGGATCCATCCTGTTGCCTCCCTTGAGTCCGGGGAGCAGCGGTGTGTGCAATGCTACGGGCTTCTTCCATCCGAGCTTATCGGCGGCATCCCTGGCGAGCATGTGAGCCCTCCTCTGGTCGATACCGGCGTAAGCGACGTCGCAGTTCAGGAAGAATATGTCTGTGGCCTGGAGGATGGGGTACAGCACCTTGGATGCGTCGACCTCTGCCTCGTCCTCGGACCTTCCCATGATCGTCATGGCCCTCTTGACCCTTGAGAGCGATGTGACCTTCGCGACCTTGATGACCTTCTCCCAGTACTCGATCTCCGAGCACAGGTCGCTGGCGTACTTGAATTCGACCTTGTCCTTGGGGACACCGAGCGCGATGAAACAGTCCTGCATGTATCTGGCGCAGGTCCTGATGTTCTCGATGTCTCCGCCGAGCTTGTCATTGATGTACGCATGCCAATCTGCCCAGAAGATGGTGACCTTGAAACCTGCGTCGCAGAGATCCCTGATCTTCTGCGCGACGAGAACCCAGCCTAAGTGGACCGTTCCTGAAGGTTCGAATCCGATATAGGCCGTGGGCTCCTCTTTCTCCGTGAGGAGAGCACGGAGTTCCTCTTCGGTCACGAGCTCTTCGGTGTTCCTTGTCACCAAGGCCAGCCTTTCGTCTACATTCATGAATATCAAAGGTGGCAACGGTCCGCTTATATTAAGCGTTGGCGGGACACAGTGTGTACCGAATCAGTCAGCATGACCGCTACATAGTGTCTTTATATTCCACTCATCAAAGTCCATGAACCCGTGGACCCGACGCTGATATTGATCGTAGCGGTATTCTCCCTGATAGGATGCACCATGGGACTCTTCTCGGGACTCGTTCCCGGGATCCATGTGAACACGCTCGCAACGATACTCCTTATCTCACTACCTCCTTTGCAGGAAACACTCTCCGGCATCATATCTAGCGAGTACGTTCCCGTTGCGATCTGCAGCACCATAATGTCGGCGTCGGTGGTCCATTCTTATGTGGACTTCGTCCCATCCGTGTACATAGGCGCTCCCGATGCAGAAGATGCCATATCCGTGTTGCCTGGACATCGTCTGCTGCTTGCCGGGGAAGGCATGAGGGCGGTCCGTGCGGCCGCCATCGGAAGCCTGATCGGATGTTCTTCTGCCGTGCTGCTTGCGATACCTCTGCAGGCTGTGATGTCAATGGGCGGTTCCGATCTATTGAACGGAATGACTAAGAGCGTCCTGATCTTCGTATCGGGGATCCTGCTGCTGAACGAATGGAGGAAAGGGCATGCTTTCTACGGCACGGCTGCTTTCGTGCTATCCGGGATCCTAGGTTATGCCGTCATGGAGCTGCCGATACCATGCACTGGTCTGCTGGGAGAGGGGACCCTGCTGATGCCCATGCTGACAGGATTATTCGGATTGCCTGTCATGCTGGAAGCGGATACCGGTGGCAGGATACCTGCGCAAAAGGATGCTGGAAAAGATCCCGTAGGAGTTATTCCCGGACTCAAGGGAGTGATAATGGGGGCGATAGCCGGCTGGTTCCCCGGCATCACATCCACCGTGGGGGCCACAGTGTCCGCAACGCTCATGCCGGATAGGACGCCGGAGAGATTCATATCCACTGTAGCCTCGATAGGTACTGTGACCACGGTCCTGTCCCTCGTGACCCTGTCAGTGACCGGGGGCGGTCGTTCCGGGACGGTAATCGTGATAGGGACCATCCTCGGAGATTCCATCGGAGGGTTCGCCTCTGAACCGCTTGTCATGATGCTGGTATCTGCTGCGATAGCATCCCTTGTCGGATATCATCTAACAATCATGAGCGGAAGGGCCATGACCTCCTTTTTGGAAAGGATGGACATGACAAGAATCAACAAACTGGTCATCGCATTCCTCGTTGGGATGACAACCTTATCCACCGGATTCTGGGGACTGGTGGTTTTGGGGGTGGCACTGGCCATCGGTTTCATCCCTGTGTCAAACGACATGGGTAAGACCGTCCTCTGCGGCTGTCTGATACTTCCGTCGCTAATCATGTAATGTTGATATACATCCAATTGATAGAACAGGAACGTGAACCTTACCAGAGCAGAGCTGTTGGCGCTCCTTGCGATGGCCTTTGCGGTCTTCATGGACGGTCTGGACAGCAGTATCGTCAACATCGCCCTTCCTTCCATAGCGGAATCCTTCGGAGCCGATGCCAACGCAGTTGCCTGGGTGGCGGTCACATACTTCATGATGATCGCCGGTATGATGCTCACCTTCGGCAGGATCGCCGACATGGGGCACATCAGGAGGATATTCATCATAGGATTCGGATTGTTCGCGGCTTCTTCGCTATTATGCGGACTGTCATGGAATCTCGAGATCCTCATATTCGCAAGGACCGTTCAGGGCATAGCAGCCGCTATGCTCGGAGCTGTCGCCCCGATGGTATGCGTGAAGTTCCTTCCGCCTACCAAACTAGGGCTCGGAATGAGCGTTCTGATGCTGTCGGGAGCTGTGGGCTTCTGCTCCGGTCCCGCGGTAGGGGGAGTGCTCATCGATGTGCTATCCTGGCACTGGGCATTCTTCATCAACATCCCAATAGGGATATTCGCTATCCTCTTCGCATTCCGCGCACTGCCCGATGAGACCCCGGTCAAAGGTGCGAAGCTCGACCTGACCGGATGTGCGCTGCTCTTCGTCGCCATAGTCTGCGCAGTCTATATCGTGGAGATGTTCGCGAAGGACGGACAGGCGACTATCTGCATGGTGCTGGGCGTGATTGCGATCGTCTCCCTTGTACTGTTCGTCCGTGCGGAGAAGAAGGCTGCCTACCCAATGCTCAACGTCAGCATGTTCCGCGACTGGAGATTGGACTCGGCAATGCTGACCTACTTCCTGACCAGCATCGCATACGTCGGAATCGCCTATCTGATCCCGTTCTACCTCATCAAAGAGCTGGAGATGAGCTACACGTTGGCGGGATTCATCGTACTGATCCCCAGCATCTTCACGATCATCATCAGCATCCCTGCTGGACATTACGGAGACACCCACGGCAGGCGCAACCTGTCGATAATATGCACGGTCAGCATGCTGGCATCGGCTGTAGGCTATGCACTGATCAGACCAGATATGGGGTGGCTGCCTTTCATCCCCATAGGGCTCCTCTGCGGAATATTCTGGGGATCATGCGGGGCATCTCTTGCAAGCCGCATAGTCGATCTGTCCCCGGAGAAGGAGAAGGGCATGGCCTCGACCATATCGAACTTCCTGTACTACGTGGGAGGGTCGTTCGGTACCGCACTGTTCGCGACCATGGTCAGCTACGGTTCAGGTTCGATCGGGGTTCCGGTCGACCTCATATCTCCCGAGGATTTCATGGACGGTTACATGCTCTGCATGTACGTCGGAATAATCCTATCGGTAGTGGCGATAATCACTGCGATAATAATCGACGAGAGGAAGGTCAAGAGCGCTTGAGCTCCGCCTTCTGCATGAACTTCCCAGAATCTACGATGAACCTCTCATGGGTTCCGGATCCGACCTCGCCTTTGGAATCGTACACACGGACGGAGAAGACCAGTCTCCTCCTGTCGATCTCCGTGAGCTCTGTCTCGCAGACAACGGTCATCCCTACCGGTGTCGCCGAAGAATGGGCCACATCCAGATGGGTGCCTACTGTCGATGTGCCGATATCGAGATACGGTGCGACGCTGAGCGAAGCTGTCTTCTCGATCAATGCGATCATGGCCGGTGTGGCGAAAACGGGAAGGTCCCCGCTACCCAAAGAAATGGCTGTGTTGTCCTCGGTGACCTCGACCGATTGCGCACCCTTGATTCCCATGCTCAGCATACGTGGATGATGGAATCGGCATATTTAGTTGGATGCAGAGGTCCGCTGCTGAACATCCTTACAAAAAAATCAAGGTAGATTTTCCTGTCCAAGCGACATTGTTTTACTACAATGAAAATAATATGCCCTCTATGGGATTGGAAGAGCAGCTGTACGACGAACTGTACCAACTGAGGGAGCGCCTCAGGGAAGAGGGCAGAATGGCAACGGGAAGGATCCCGAACGTCTGTCCCGATGAGGCACTCATGGAGATGGCGCACCGCGTACCCACGAAGATAGAGGATTTCGTAGCCATCGTGGGAGTGGGCCAGAGGTTCATCGAGGTATACGGCGAAAGGTTCCTGGCCATCACCAGGAAGTACGCTGTCACGGCTGCCAAGGGATCCGATCTGGCAACGGACACGGCCAAGACCCTCAGGGAATTGGAGAAGAAGCTCATCAACATAAGCAGGAGCAACCGTCTGCTCTACCAGGGAAAGATCTCGGTCAAGAACACCTTCGATCTCATGACTCTCCCGGACCAGGATGTTCTCGGTCTGCTGTTCGGAAAGAAGAGGGTGCTGAAGCTCTGCGACATCACCAACAGCAAGGAGGATGAGAAGGTCTACAAGCACCTCAACCAGGTCATCCGTGAGGTCAACAGGGAGATGAGGGAGAAGGGACAGTACGATCTCTACATCGGATACCCGTTCGTCCAGGGTAAGATGCCCGACGGCGACTTCGACATCCGTGCACCCATGGCGCTCTTCCCTGTCACACTGGAGAAGGATGCCCGTTCCATCACGCTCACATTCGATACATCCCGCGATGCGATGTACAACAACACGCTCATCCTGGCGTACATCAAGGCCACAGGCCAGAACAAGCCCCTCCCCAACAACATCCTGGAGGAATACAACGGGGACACATTCATCGAGGACTCGCTCCACTTCTTCAAGATGAACGGCATCGAGATCAAGTGCGAGAACGCCGAGCCGATGGAGTTCATCGACTACAAGGCCGGGGAGTTCCCCGACTACCTGCCAGGGGACATGGAACTGGTGCCCAACATCGTGGTAGGTAAGTACCCCACATACTCGAGTTCTATCCAAAGGGACTTCGATGCCATTCTCTCCGGCAAGGAGATCAACGGTATCCTGATGGATCTGGTCGAGAACCTGGACAAGACCGATTTCCTGTCGGACAAGCCCGACCCGCTGTCATTCGACGAGATCAAGAAGAAGGGGATCCAGGCATCGGAGAAGAACCTGTTCTACATCAATTCGCTAAACAGCGCTCAGGAGAACATCCTCACCGCGATCGATGCTGATGACGAGATCGTCGTCCAGGGACCCCCGGGAACTGGTAAGTCGCAGGTCATCACCGGACTGATCACATCTGCCGTGGTGAAAGGAAAGACCGTCCTGATGGTCTCCGAGAAGAAGACCGCGCTAGATGTCGTCTATTCACGTCTGGGAAACCTGTCCAAGTACTGCCTGCTGATCGACGATGTGGGAAACAAGGACCTGTTCTACAGACAGCTGGAGGTCATGCTCTCATCCGGAGTTCCCAAGAGAGGTACCGACCTCGAGAGGATATCGGACAGCATCGACGACGATGTGGACATGCTCACGCGCATAGCGGACACCATGTACACTCCCGGTGATTTCGGAATCGCACCTTACAAGCTCTACGGTATGGAGAAGACCAATCTGGCGGACGAACGCCAGTTCAGCGAGTACAAGGTCCTGAAGGACCATATCGACCCCAAGCTCATGGGCCTGAAGTACCCGGTCGTGACCGAGCTGCACAAGACATTCGGCAACGAAGCGCTGATGAGGAACTTCAGCGACTACATGTCGCTGTCAACATCCCTGCCCTGGATCACTCAGATGAGGACCGACCTGTCCGAATACAACATCGGGGAGATGAAGGCAGACCTCATGGATCTGGAAATGCAGATGAAGGACTTCAACTCCAAGGGATTCATGGGAAGGCTGTTCTCCAAAGGCAAGGTAAACCGCGAGGCAACTGTCATGGCCTCGAAGTACTTCGAGAACTACAACCAGCATCTGCTCAACTATCTCATGGACGACCCCAGGAGGATCGTCGACGGACTGGACGAGTACGAGAAGTTCGCTTCCCTGTCCACGGTCTACAAGAGAATGA
The nucleotide sequence above comes from Methanomassiliicoccales archaeon LGM-RCC1. Encoded proteins:
- a CDS encoding 50S ribosomal protein L37ae, with protein sequence MSKRTEKAGSSGRFGARYGVIVRNRIKTIEAQQKGKHECPVCHHMNVKRVSSGIWYCSRCETKFAAAAYSPDTKKDISQVSEQ
- a CDS encoding DNA-directed RNA polymerase subunit P, coding for MSAGEYRCAKCNEPQNVNSLGLQCEKCGYQIFLKDRPVDKKVYSTD
- a CDS encoding KEOPS complex subunit Pcc1 codes for the protein MIEADLRLTGGIASVTVPTISPEAGRELPRTETEVELKGDEALIHIRATDTTAMRAAVNSYLECVRVIEDIGNLTKVNQ
- a CDS encoding prefoldin subunit beta, with the translated sequence MNGISPQLQNQITQFQQVQQQLQAVTSQKMQMDANRRELVKTKDELEKSTGTVYRTSGAFMIKVDDVESLKSELDESIETLEVRIGSLERQETSLKEKYTSLQEAINKAMGTAQE
- a CDS encoding ABC transporter ATP-binding protein, whose product is MTDALVLTDVRKTYGQREAVHGVSLTVKEGEVFGLIGHNGAGKTTILRMISTILKITSGTIQVYGKDVTKESDDVRELISYLPEDAGAYKDMTGRRYLTFIAEFFVSGKERDEMVEKGIALADLGDKIDYRIDTYSKGMMRRLLIARAIMTSPRLAILDEVTSGLDVINAYEIREVIRKISKSGVTIIMSSHNMFEVDMLCDRVGMIDQGNLIEVGTPEELKQKYGKDNLEEVFVAAVKGA
- a CDS encoding ABC transporter permease → MSDLSNIVRKEVKELLTPGSVASVIIMMVLFAGLGGLIGEEVQKSAVLPTIGIANYEDQYIETEYGSWDAYDFLISFYLSSGDKRITPSNVEDFVIKMDKGNILEQMESTGASVVLVLGDDFKKNIEDSMDAATSGEGGPYEKGDIYQYYLYQPSGMIGGTVSSTTTSYIVQYMNSSLSSFLMLGEDAGFINFLKTPVNGSHTVTYINGEPYEDVTPSDISEALTGQTMFIPMIIMIIIMMVGSIVISSMGSEKENKTLETLLTLPISRTTIVTGKIIAAAAVGLIFGLAYMVGMGLYIGSVTAMAVGGSGIDIGSFGLALGLTDYALIGLSMFLSIACALGICMILGAFAKNYKSAQTMTMPLSILAIIPMFITMFSGWYGSNIIIKAVLFVIPFSHPMMAPEALLNGDMTLVLAGLVYMAVFALVSIFITVRLYKSDILITGLGQNKYVEKLTGRNKRPSKR
- a CDS encoding DHH family phosphoesterase is translated as MFGDIADKLKGKRKVILVHGNADMDAIGSAYALKRAFPEADIFAGNGIDRISRLVVEKMDVPILESCDISRYDQVVIVDTSSPEQLETEVEIPKDAIIIDHHVPTGKWDGYNFYCDDKRTSCCEIIKEILDESNTPIDRDMALMLIGGMITDSGHFQFAKPGLLEAFADLMRRCNIDMDEAYNFTVAPVSMSEKIAMLKAIERTKFDRVGNYIVATAYGGSFEASSCRAIMNAGADVVFVGSQRDDTFRISSRATQEVVRKGLHLGEIVQGIGKEPVTDGGGHGGAAGLSGIGDVEAMLFICMKRTMEVFRDLKTKDLLEKEL
- a CDS encoding tyrosine--tRNA ligase, with product MNVDERLALVTRNTEELVTEEELRALLTEKEEPTAYIGFEPSGTVHLGWVLVAQKIRDLCDAGFKVTIFWADWHAYINDKLGGDIENIRTCARYMQDCFIALGVPKDKVEFKYASDLCSEIEYWEKVIKVAKVTSLSRVKRAMTIMGRSEDEAEVDASKVLYPILQATDIFFLNCDVAYAGIDQRRAHMLARDAADKLGWKKPVALHTPLLPGLKGGNRMDPIENKMSKSKPEGNITIHDNRDDIAKKMKKAYCPMDKLDAEGNEEVNPVLMLCKYIIIPRNGSLFVDRPEQYGGPVTYNSYEELEQAYFDKKLSPFDLKTGVTDGMAKTLEPVAEYFAAHPENREALAKVLEGLTKLR
- a CDS encoding tripartite tricarboxylate transporter permease; protein product: MDPTLILIVAVFSLIGCTMGLFSGLVPGIHVNTLATILLISLPPLQETLSGIISSEYVPVAICSTIMSASVVHSYVDFVPSVYIGAPDAEDAISVLPGHRLLLAGEGMRAVRAAAIGSLIGCSSAVLLAIPLQAVMSMGGSDLLNGMTKSVLIFVSGILLLNEWRKGHAFYGTAAFVLSGILGYAVMELPIPCTGLLGEGTLLMPMLTGLFGLPVMLEADTGGRIPAQKDAGKDPVGVIPGLKGVIMGAIAGWFPGITSTVGATVSATLMPDRTPERFISTVASIGTVTTVLSLVTLSVTGGGRSGTVIVIGTILGDSIGGFASEPLVMMLVSAAIASLVGYHLTIMSGRAMTSFLERMDMTRINKLVIAFLVGMTTLSTGFWGLVVLGVALAIGFIPVSNDMGKTVLCGCLILPSLIM
- a CDS encoding MFS transporter; the encoded protein is MNLTRAELLALLAMAFAVFMDGLDSSIVNIALPSIAESFGADANAVAWVAVTYFMMIAGMMLTFGRIADMGHIRRIFIIGFGLFAASSLLCGLSWNLEILIFARTVQGIAAAMLGAVAPMVCVKFLPPTKLGLGMSVLMLSGAVGFCSGPAVGGVLIDVLSWHWAFFINIPIGIFAILFAFRALPDETPVKGAKLDLTGCALLFVAIVCAVYIVEMFAKDGQATICMVLGVIAIVSLVLFVRAEKKAAYPMLNVSMFRDWRLDSAMLTYFLTSIAYVGIAYLIPFYLIKELEMSYTLAGFIVLIPSIFTIIISIPAGHYGDTHGRRNLSIICTVSMLASAVGYALIRPDMGWLPFIPIGLLCGIFWGSCGASLASRIVDLSPEKEKGMASTISNFLYYVGGSFGTALFATMVSYGSGSIGVPVDLISPEDFMDGYMLCMYVGIILSVVAIITAIIIDERKVKSA
- a CDS encoding thioesterase family protein, coding for MGIKGAQSVEVTEDNTAISLGSGDLPVFATPAMIALIEKTASLSVAPYLDIGTSTVGTHLDVAHSSATPVGMTVVCETELTEIDRRRLVFSVRVYDSKGEVGSGTHERFIVDSGKFMQKAELKRS
- a CDS encoding AAA domain-containing protein, with product MGLEEQLYDELYQLRERLREEGRMATGRIPNVCPDEALMEMAHRVPTKIEDFVAIVGVGQRFIEVYGERFLAITRKYAVTAAKGSDLATDTAKTLRELEKKLINISRSNRLLYQGKISVKNTFDLMTLPDQDVLGLLFGKKRVLKLCDITNSKEDEKVYKHLNQVIREVNREMREKGQYDLYIGYPFVQGKMPDGDFDIRAPMALFPVTLEKDARSITLTFDTSRDAMYNNTLILAYIKATGQNKPLPNNILEEYNGDTFIEDSLHFFKMNGIEIKCENAEPMEFIDYKAGEFPDYLPGDMELVPNIVVGKYPTYSSSIQRDFDAILSGKEINGILMDLVENLDKTDFLSDKPDPLSFDEIKKKGIQASEKNLFYINSLNSAQENILTAIDADDEIVVQGPPGTGKSQVITGLITSAVVKGKTVLMVSEKKTALDVVYSRLGNLSKYCLLIDDVGNKDLFYRQLEVMLSSGVPKRGTDLERISDSIDDDVDMLTRIADTMYTPGDFGIAPYKLYGMEKTNLADERQFSEYKVLKDHIDPKLMGLKYPVVTELHKTFGNEALMRNFSDYMSLSTSLPWITQMRTDLSEYNIGEMKADLMDLEMQMKDFNSKGFMGRLFSKGKVNREATVMASKYFENYNQHLLNYLMDDPRRIVDGLDEYEKFASLSTVYKRMNDDQKLYGEDILSISNSTKMRFTDSNDKIYSWLLNEHLMKFDAEHKDIMQQIWDFDSIIRDMDRKMEEKRLMCKDKVEEILQNNLRYISESKRRGDINRIIESKRKWNLNKFINRYGYELFKGVRVWLLTPEVVSEILPLEMGVFDMLIFDEASQMYVEKGIPSIYRAKKVVVAGDHKQLRPSSLGVGRIEYDSDEDDLDDDISAALEEESLLDLARARYDSILLNFHYRSKYEELIAFSNYAFYGGRLYVSPNVIDPPKPPIETIRVDGLWENKSNIAEANKVVELLKHIFNERKNDETIGIITFNASQRDLINDVIDDECTKDGAFGKTVTNEMKRFDNGEDVGLFIKNIESVQGDERDIIIFSIGYAKNADGKLMQRFGWLNNRGGENRLNVAISRAKKKIYIVSSFEPKELQVEDNKNDGPRVLKKYLQYADAISSGNRDLADAILHSFGDQRWSEPEEFNSGRIADKVYNALLRKGYTVERNVGIGGYQIDLAVKQNDRYILGIECDSRLYEMSDSTRERDYHRQKYLESRGWKIHRVWTPGFWKNPDKEIAGIIDAIERVLDEDYIENRRNDVRGLRCQGQREAFSTRQGQERGCEPQGREGRRGARRCI